Sequence from the Meleagris gallopavo isolate NT-WF06-2002-E0010 breed Aviagen turkey brand Nicholas breeding stock chromosome Z, Turkey_5.1, whole genome shotgun sequence genome:
AATGCAGAGCACAGCGGCACCACCCCTGCCCTCGCAGCGCTGGGCCCAATGCACCCCAGGCACGGCTGGCCCTTCGGGctccagggcacactgctggctcgcGTTCACCTTGCTGCCACCAGAGCCTCAGATCcttttctgcaaggctgctctAAGCCTCTCATCCCCCGGTCTGTACATACGCACTGTGTCAGGCGCAGAATTCATCACTTCTTTTGTTAAACTTCTAATTGGTGATTGCCTGGAATTATGTTAATGTTTGTGTATAGTAGAAAAGCTTCTACATATCTTGAAAAGCTATGTGTCTGCAAAATGTCCTAAATCATACCTCCAgccactttttttcctgtctatCCCACTTGTATTCTTGAATGTgaacaagaaagagaaaatttgtATGCCCAATGTAAATTCATTCTTCTTGTCTGGTGCTTAAAGGTTTCTTATTTTCCGTTTTAGTGTTTGAAAACAACTTGCTTGAAATTCTGGGAGTAAGAGAAATAGTTTAAGAAAAGGCATACCTTTACACATCAAAACCCTATTCATTAAATTAGGAAGAAacaataaattatatattttaaataaactggGATCATACTGTGCCAAGTTCTTAAGTTGCAAATTTTTGTCAAGCTACATTTGGCATTCATGGATGTTGCTTGCTGCACTCTGGATGTGCAGCATCCTTAGCAGCTTTAAGTCAGTCTGATTTCCATGACGTCAGTGGCCTGTTATTTTACTGTGGTTCTCACCATGCATATCAGTAAAAGGCTCAATAAGACAGCTCTTACTGAGCCTCTTAAGGAGGCTGCCTTCTTTCAACTTTGCCTAGTAGCAGGATATTAGAAATAAGAATCAGTCCTAGTATATAAGAAGCATTTTACAAGTTCCGTAAGGAAAGAATGTGTTCTCATAGCCAGTTGATTTTATGTAGACGAAAATGTATTATTCTGCTTAGATATTCTGTGTagacaaatgaaaaagaggAGTAGTTGTCAGAAGCATGCTGCTAGGATAGAAGGggcctgctgcagccctgcacatccaaaacacagaaagtaaACTCCTTCCATATCCTTCAGAAACTTAAAAGAGCACTTGGGAATGGAGCACAGACCGGAAATACTTCCTAGTGTTTATGTATGTGTATGCTAGAGAATGTATATAGAGCATATCCCATGCAGTTTTGCAGGTAGGTATACTCAGTAACTTGGTATAACTTTTGAGGCAAGATATGCCTTTGAGCAAAAGCAGACTCTAGTCTTAAGGACTGGGGTGCTGAGCATACCAACTGATAAGTTTACGCAGTTTTCTGAGTGACTGAAATCATTACTGAGCATGATGTTGAGTATTATTGAAGCCTGACTTACAAATAATTGCGCTTAACATTTTGCACTGCATTTACAGTGCCAGTAGAAGGTACAAACTCATCACAGCCATGATTACACACCATAACAAGATTTTACTCTTCTTAACAGAGTTGGACAAGTTATTACCATCAAAGCGAAGGTGAACAGAGCATTCAAAACCAGCATGGAGGTAAGAGGTTACCACTTGTATAACCACATAATGATGCTTCAAGTACAGAGAAGAGAGATGGGAGGAGGAATACAACAAGGGCCCAACCTTACTAGTTTCAGAAGGTGCTTTCTACAGATCTATAAAAAACAGCACTGCCTAATGAAACTCTAGTTTCATAAGACTATTATAACTCCATATTGCCTGTTAAATAATCCATGTCAAAGTAGAAACTAGACCCTGAAGACTTAGAATATTTGGCAGATATTATGGACAGGATGAGATAGATGGTGTTAGTCCAGTCCTAAGCTATTAGAGTCAAAGGAGTCTTTGGATCAAAGCCAGGGTCTACTGAATATGTGGAGTTGTAACTTGTGATATGGGCATATTTTTCTCAGTGGGGTGCATGTTCTTCGTATTGTAATAATGCATTGTCCAATCACTTGAAATGAGAATTAAGGcctaagaataattttttctgacttctgcCCAAGTCcagtttttcttaatatcaATGGGAATTATGCATATTCTAGAAGAATAATTTAgaacacaatttaaaaataaaacatcagaagGTTTTATGCACATCAGGCCTTTTTCAGAGGTTCAAATGAATTTCTTCAAGTGTTCTGCATGTTTATAAAGATTTAATTGTTCATACATATAGTAGATTTGGATGAGAACTCCAAACGATACACAAGTAATTAGATATCCATAAGCTAAGTGTCTGtcctactttttattttaccCTGTTACTGATAGGAAGCATCCATATACTAAAAACTTTTCAGGGATCAGAGAATACTGATATTCTTAAATGTTTGGAGCTCTATCAGTAATAGCAGATCAGTCTTTTtacttttgttcttcctttaggttCAAGAGACAGGATGTGATTAATTTGATACACAATGTGCTGCTTTATCTGAATTCAACTGACAATGGtgtaattactttttttgtcCCTTTGTCTTACTACCTCCTTTCCTGTAGGTTGGCATCAACGTTACAGTGCAGGATATTTTGACTAATGTTGAAAAAATTGTGAGTGTGGCATATGCAACATATGTAGTCAAGCCAGTTGGTGCTGAAAAggtattctttttgttttgttctgtggtTGAAGTTGGGACGAAGTTTCTCTGAAATATTCCAAATTTTATATGGTGAAACATGGGAAAACACAGATAAGAGTTTATTCTGTTTAATAGTAGAAAGAGCAGTATAAAGTCCTGACAATAAGGAAAGTGCTTTTTCCACAACTATTCTGAAATTCTTAGccttttttataattttttcctctttgtgtaGTAGAACTGGTGCCATTACAAGGGCTCAGTGTTGGCAGATGTATGCATGGAAGAAATATTCCTTTGAGTCTGCAccatctctctccttttcagAAACTGATTTACATATATGAGAGGGATTGGGAGAgttcatgcatttattttttctttttcattcttcacCTCTTTTGAAGAGGTTGTTCTTCAAAACAATCTCTTGTTTTGAAGAGATTTCTTCTTCagacagaagaaattttttaagCTGTCTTCCAGTGTAAATTAATTATTAAGCATTTATGTTAAATAGCTTTCATGCCACTGTTGTCTATTCTTCTCAGTATCTAGCCCCCTGGACATGTTCAGTGGTCAGTCATGGTATACTGTTCAGCCTGTTTCCCATTGCGGTGCTCAGCAGGCACTGTTCTTCTGATATTTTCCTGTAAGAGAGGCTGTGTACTCTTCACATCTTCTTAATAAACTCCTTTATATGTAGTCTGCTTCGTAACACAAACTGCTAGAACcatatttcatttctcattttcttgacTCTGTTAATGTGTTATAAAAATGCAtctgcctttttaaaatattgagtGGGGATTGGTAGAGAGTagtcacagaatgatagaatcactgaatcacaggatggcttaggttggaagggacctaaagcccacccagttccaacctaCTGCCATTGGCATCTTTGCTACCCAGCTGACCGCCCAGGACCCcagctatttcttttcttttctgcaacaATACACGACAACTTGCTGAAGAAACAGTTCAGAACACTTTTACCAGAAGTAAAGCTTCCAGGTTAATAGCTAAATTAGTTAATCTGAGGGCACTAAAATGTTATGAAGTAAAGATTGTTTATTAAACATTTGAGATCATAGCCATGGCATTAACCCATTTACCTTTTGCCCAAATTTCCAGAGAGGTTATTTCAGGATTAAGTTGGTGATGATTAACTATGACTAGGTTTAAGACAGGACTGCCTGGAGAGAATTTAAAACTTCAGTTCTAATTCTATTGGAAATTAAGCTCTTGGGGAAATTAAAGAACAGTCTTTACAAGCCCTTTTTTCCTGAGCAATTGTTGCCaaagctgtgcagagagcaACAGCATACATTCACCGCCTTTCAGCTGAGATATTTGGAAAAGGCTAGGAAGCTCTCAAGTAAGATCAGAGATGAGacaagaaaactagaaaagcattttgagtAAAGACTCTAAGATTGAGAAATAATGGCAGCACTACCACGTGATGCAAAATATTGGTATTGTCTGTTTTACAGAGCCTGTGCATTATTTTTAGGTTTCTGGAGCCTGATCTTGTAAATAAATCACACAAGTGATATAttaaggtcttttttttttcttacttatttatttgtttgtgtgtttgtttatttaaactGCATGTGTTATCATGGATAAGTACCTATAAAAGCTAAAAGAATGTCATTGGGTTTTAACAAATGACTCTGAAAAGATAATGCAGAACCCCTTGAACTTTGGCTCTGTGCTTGTTTGTATTAATCAGATGTGTCATCTTCGAAAATTGATAACAAAAGATTATAGAAAATGCTGATGGTATTTTGAGTTCAAAGTGCATGCTATGATTGTAGAATCAAgagcctttttttatttttatttttttttaatttgtacagATTGAATTAGAACCTGTAAAGCTTCTGTCTGCAGAAGACCATCTGGAGCATGCCCTGgctactgaaaggaaaagaatccGACTGGGCTACCAAGAGGTTTTTCAGAACCTAATGCAGGAGAGTAATAAAGATGGTGACTACTATGGTCAGTACAGAACATGGAGTAAATAACTTATGGAGCAGTTCATACATTTGAGTATAGCTTCTTGAGGTGGTGGTGTCAGATTGTAAAGAATGTGCCAGATTTGTGATGCTGTGTTGGATAGTTGCACTAATATAATAGTattgctttcagaaattccagatTTAAATTGCAGGACCAAAGGCAAAGCACATGTTGAATACGTGTGAAATGCAGATCTTCTTATGTGTAAGGATTAACAGTCCATGCAGAACTTTGCAATGCAGTAATAAAGTCCTCAAGACTAATTATAAGGTGGAAAGAAGGTTAAAGTCTATTCATGAGTATGACTGTGGAAGAAAGCACTGAGAACTGTGTTCCTGCTGAGAGATATTTCCAACATGCAGAGAATTCTTCATTATGTAATTGTTATAACAGgttaaaaaaatttaaactcCTCAGGACCAAGTTAGAAAAATTCAGACAAGAAACAAGTTAATATTTAAGTCTGCTAGAAATATCCTTTCTTAAAGGCAATTGTACTCCAAAGTTGctatgtaaaagaaaatgaaggaaattactaacaaatttttaagaaatctgctcttattttgaaattctgaaTGGTAACTACATAAAAACAATGGCCAGTATGTATCTTTATTAAGGAAAGATGAAAcatcttttaaatacaaattataGTCTTGAGTTAATAAGTGTGTAGAGActaatacaagaaaaaaagtgtttgtcTCTTGATAATTGCCTCACAGAAAGTGGCAATCCCATGAAAAATAGATCAGAGATGCTGTTTTTGCCTTGTCTTGCCTAGAATTTCCTGGAAGGGCCTTATCATGGTAAGCACAAATTCACCTACTTCAGGAGGCAGAATGAGCATaacaggagaaagagagaagaaaatactgcattagATGCTTCCAGGTAGCATATTCAGAAAGTGAAGTTTGTCTTCTGAATAGGTGTTATGAAACAACTTAAGCAGTTCCAAAGTTCTGTTTAGTCAAATGTGTCCACGCAGTTATATAGTCATAAAGCCAGTTAATTAGGGCAAAATTCAAAAGTACCGTTCAGGTCAAGTAGCAAGTATTACAGATGTGCACTTAGTAAATTACTGACATCGTCTCATGCCTAAaagcattctttaaaaatataactgaaaaagcaaagtgACCAGTCACTTGAAAGTGGAATTGGAAATGCTTGAATAACAGAAGGTTATTATTAATTCAGATatgtcttttttccttattttatgcCTTCTATATTGTttctaataatgaaaaatttGTAAGTAGCAGGTTATGAAATAATCATGCAATACTCCAACTTAGACACATTTTCACAGATGCCTATCATACATGGTGGTCAAAATCTGTGAAAAGTATTTGAATAAGTGGTAAACAGTTTTAACAGTATCCATTAGAAGTTACACATAGCAATCATGAATAAAGCAAGCACAGACTCTGACATTTGGCTGTAAGTGTTCTCTACTAACCAAGCTTCACAGTTATTGCTTCTGATGCAGCATCTTCAGAGAAGATAGCCTGGGAAGGAAGGATCGCTGTGCTGTCAGTCATAGACCTAGGACTACACCATCCACCATCCACCAGCTCTAGCTAGAATGGTAGAACAGAACAAATCATCACTATCTTTCTGCCCTTAGAAAGAACAGAGGTTTTCCCCTGTAtcccttttttcatttttcctttcgAGTGTATCTGAGGCAAATGGCACACTTCAGTAACTGGGAATATCTTTCTTTTGGCTATCAGAGTTAATAGCTGAAATAATTCATTATACATTGCTGCTATATTTCAGATACTTTTGAAGAAGAAGATGCGATTTCAGCTGACCTTACTCATGTACAGAGTATTGAGCTTGTCCAACCTCCTCATGCAAACCATCATGGAAACACTTTTGGTGGTCAGATCATGGCTTGGATGGAGACAGTAGCAAATATTTCAGCAAGGTACTTTCTTCATCATAGTCTTTGTATATGTTTCTAAGTGGATGTATTCCTCCCATTTGATATTTAGGGTTTCAGTGGGATTTATGATGTGAAAAAAGCAGATCCAAATCTGCTTGCCTTTTCTTCTTAAGATTGCAGGAGGTCTTTAAGCAGTTTATGTGGTACATTTACCACAGCATGCCACACTACTGTTAGAGTCGTGTTTTGTTCACTCTGTTACACCCATGCAGGCCCTAAGGCAAAAGAGGCTATATTATTTGCCTGAAACTCCCTGCAGAAAGTCAGCATTAGGAATAGGAATAGAATCCCACCCTCCTTGTGGTTGGTGAAGTGTTTTAAAAGCAGTGGCAGTCGTTAAGTCTTAATAAAACTCATACTGGCTCTATATCAATGGATAGCCAAAAATAGAGAGACTTCTAAATGGTGGTCTACAAATCCTTACCAGAGGAAAGAATAAGTCAGGGAAGAAGAATCAGAAGAACCAGGTTCTTTTTATCGATGCACACACTGAATAGATGCTTAACCTCTACAAGTCACCTAGCCTTTGAGTCCCACATTCTGTGGGTTCTGATATTTTCAGTAGTGTAATTTGCTTTGACATATTGAGATAAtaagtacaaaatatttttgtgacaCTGTCTAGCATTGCTTGTCATTATGGCCTGGCCATATTGTCATTAAATTCTTCTTCTCTGAATTTGAACTGTTATTTATCTTCCTCTTTGTTCTTGAATGGTATACAGAGCTTCTTTGTAAGCAACCCTTGAATTTCAGTTTCAATTCTTCTTGCATACCAAGTGACCTATCTCACTGTAGGGATGttagatttgtttttgttttttaactttaataattaaattacttttccaTTCATAATTCATGTATTTCTGACTTGGAGATAGTAGTTGTACTGATAGGAATCTATGaaggatgctctgaaagtaatgcctcatatttcattatgttggcccGTGTCACcagagacagatgttggtggtaggGCAGTAGATGTTGAATCTTCCTGCCAAtactgttacattttgtttctgtgcgacagatggcagcagaggaacatctgacatggaagtgcatatgaagtaAAAGTGTGTGAgctcctccatgtggaaaaaaatgacacccactgacatttattGACGTTTTCTGAGCATTTATAGAAACCAGCCAGATTTGAGCATAGTGAGGGGTGGGTGGTGcctttcagcagtgatgacagcaatGTGAAGGTCAAACCATGTTCCAGATGCCTATGCAGATTGTTCTGAGAGCTGCATGCACTCACTGTTGAAAATGCATGTTGACTATGTTGAgaaatggtgttttgtagctgaggattCTCTCTGTCAAGTAATGTTGTTGTACGGTTTGTATCTGTGGTAGTTtccctggaaataaataagaggcattatttttggcaCACCCTATGTGCTTTCCTTAGTTAGAACTGCTTGTTTTATTAACATGAAAATGGACTGACCTTACCTACTGTTGTGTAATTACATTCATTGGCTTCAAAGGCTTCAGATTTGTACCATAATTTGACCcaaaatgtttgcttgttttcatttgatAAGTTTAACCTATTGAGAATAATAAAGTAAAGGGAAACATCAGCAAAGCaagtactgaaaatattttcattggaATAATGAATGTCAAACATGCTTTGTCGTGTTGAAAATTTCAAGATTAATAACTGATGACATTTCAAGATTAGTAACTGATGACAAAGGATGGTTGAAAACAGTGATACTGTAATTTCTGCTTGAGAAGCAGCTAGTTTTCCTAGAAACCTTTTCTGAGGCCACTTGTAATTAGATGTGACCTTTGAAGCTGTCATTTAGGTATTGCTGTGGCCACAGATTTTGACAGAGAAATAGAGCAGGAGGGCTAACACTTGAAAAAGTAAATTTGTAGGGACATTTGAAAGGTTACTTACCTTCTCCTCCCTCTTTTTTGCCTGGATGATAGATGAAAATCTTACAGATAGTAGTAAAGCCATCCAAATATTAGTTTGAGCCAGATTAGTCACTTTTATGTCTCAAACTTCCAGAAGTATTCAGGCCACAGCTTTCCTGGAAAAACAGCATATTTAGGccaaatttctgttttattactttttttattgTCAATAATACTGTATTTGCAGCGTTATTTTGAACTTTCTAAATGAGATAACTATTGAATGTTTTAAATCAGAAGAGCAAGTTATTcttaatgaaaatacaaagtcaTTTGAATGTCTTAGTCTATTAAAAAGATGTACCAGTCAATTAATTAGCAACAGATAATTGTGTGCATTTAACAATACTGGAACATTAGCTTCTCCAATGTTAGCTTCCAGAGTGGAATTGACTTAAAAGCTAGGAATGCtccaaaactgtatttttaagtatAAAAACTGCACAATGGAAATCTTGTCTCAGATGTGCATCTGCAGTTCTTAATTGAAAACTTTAGCACACATATATGGGAATTGAGCAGAGTGTGAACGTGAGTGACATTCGTGTATAGTGTTCGTGTGATACAAAGTAATGTCTGCCAACAGTGGGGCCTTTACTACACTTAGAACTGCTGAAGAAACAAACACTTTGCCCACCCTAGGGAGCTTGCAAACTAGACGCTTCTTCCCCCACCTTCGCTCTTAAATTCCACAAACTCTTAAACTCAGTAGAATCATGGAGCATTCCAGGTTGGTGGGGTCCTCAAAAAATCCTCAGATCCTAGCTGTTATGGGAAAAGATAGCTTAGAGGAGGTTATCTAGTGCTGTGTCCAAAATACATCTTGAAAGCCTCTGGTGATGGAGGTCACCATATCCCTGAGGACGTTGTTGCAGTGATTATTcttgttgcaaaaaaaaattgtttcttttataaAGATAAAAACTTCTCCAGTACAACTTATACCTGTTGCCCCTTGTCTTATCAGTATGGCTCCTTGTGAAGAGAACCTCTGTCACCTTGGTAGCTGGATTGTAAGTGCTGGAATGCTGTGATGAGGttcctctctcagtcttctgTAAGGTGAAGAGACTtaatttcttcagtcttttctcaCTGGATAGGTTCTCCATTCTTTGATAATCTTTGTGCTCCTCTTTTGGACCCTTTCCAATCCATCTGCATCTTTTTTACGCTGTAGAGATCAGaactggacatagtactccagCTGCGgcctgcagatttttttctgacgTGTCAGAGAAATGTTAGGTTGTTGGAATTCCTTATTGTGGATGACACAGTGTGGCAAAATTATTCTAGCAGTGTAGCTTGGATTGATAGGTATCTGTTCCTCTGGTGCCCTGGCTCAAAGAGAAGCTGTGCTTATGCGCACATGTAAAGAGTGCAATCTTCAGTACTACACCAGAAAAATTCTACCATAAAACGTCACAGGCAGTTTGAAAAAAACGAACAAAACAACTCACCTTAACCTGACAGCATGTAGTTGAATACAGTATGTATCGAGTCTGACATAAGAAAAGAGCTCTATAGAACTGGACACAGAAAAGAGAAtccttttaaatttttattatttaactaAACAGTTCAGGGTTTCTGTATTGGTAAGGAATTGAATGAACATCTTGCTACCCCACTGTGTGCGCTAATTAAAACTATATATGTGCAATTGGTTTTATTAGTagctttttattcttatttatataaaatgagcagaaaacatttgacaaaaaagcaaaaatgtattGACAAGAGTAGGTCATCATTTCTGTTCAGGTTTCTTTCATTGCTTAAAGGCTTTATGATTAAGCATTTTTGCATCTTGAGCATCATCCTACTACCCATGCAGTAATGCAGAagttaatgaaattatttgtaaGGTACTGCGTAGCTCTGAAGGCAAGGTATTCGTAGTCTGGTaccaaaataaagtaataacAAACAGTGAGAATTAATCAGTGTTTGTAAAGTGtgttgaaaatgaaacagtgtAACATAGGTAGTAGTATTATGTTTGAAGCTTGAATTAAATGCTGTTGGAGCTGAACACTTTAACTGTATTTTGGTGAGTTATGGAGTATACTTTAATCACTGCTGACTTCAGACTTAACAAAGGTGGTTCTTTAATATGACTGGATAatttgcctctttttttctttttcagtcgCCTTTGTCATTCTTATCCCATCTTGAAATCTGTCAATATGTTTAAGTTCTGGGGTCCATCTGTTGTGGGTGACCGCCTTGTCTTCAATGCAGTTGTGAACAATACATTTCAAAATAGGTAAAGCTCTTCATATACTTATTCCTTGAATTCTCCAGCACCTGCCTAACTGCATGCTTCAGATTTTTATCTAGTAGTTGGCCTTGCCTTACTGaatgaagtatttttcaaatggaattttGAGAGATGTATCTATACATATGTGCTTATATATGTGCATGATCCACCCCAGCGTACAGTTGGCCCTTTTGGCTgccaggacacactgctggcccaCATTTACTTTCCTGTCACCAGAGCTCCCAGATTCCTGTCTTCAGGGCTACTCTCATGCCCTGGTCACTGCATACAGGAAGGTAGCCTCTTCATGTTATGCTTCTGgtgaatgtaaaataaattctgtcCTGCTAATTTTTGCTCAGTTTTCTCACTGGTGATTAAATTTTGCTATTTAGCtcaatttatttgctttttactCATTCTATTTGTCTAGTGtcaccttttattttatttattttattttattttattttattttatttattttattttattatttatctcTGAAAAGCATCTGTCCATACAGaataatttgtttgtttcctgcagGAAGTATTTGAGTACAGCTTTGTGAACACAGGAAAGTGTTCAACAGTCCTTCTTACTTATCTGAGGGCTACTTTTGCATCACCTGTGGTAGTTCAGTGATTAATTTGAGCTCTTATTTCAGTGTGGAGGTTGGTGTCCGTGTCGAGGCTTATAATTGTGAAGAATGGATCAAGAACCAAGCACGGCATATTAACAgtgcatttctcatttttaactcTGTGAATGACAAAGGCGAGCTGCTCACTTTCCCCAAAATCAGACCTGTTACTAAGGTCAGCTGTTATCCTTATACTAGAATGAATGTATGCATGGAATTATATGGTCCTGCTTAGCACACTGCATTTCACACAAGTGGCCACTGTAGACTTGTTGGGAAAGGAAGGTCTAAATAAGGCACTGGAATGCTTCTTCCTGCAGCATACAGAGCATACAAAATGAAGTGTTTACCTCTGATTGCAAAATTGATCGTTACTTTAAACATCCAAAACTGACAAGTGCATTTGAGGGTAGTCATCATTAGAACTTCTGTAGTTAGGGAATGAAGAGAGAAGAAGTATCTGGTGTGCATATTTTCCACTTTTCCTGTTTAGTCTCCAGTGACTGTAGAAGATGCCCAGATAGCAAGAAACTGGCGAAGCTTAGAAATGTTAAatgattcttatttttaaaaactcttaAGGAAGATGAGAAATAGAGTTAGTAGGAAAACCTTGGGAATCAAATCTCATGACACGGGCAGGCTTTCTAGTTCTTTTGGTGTGGAAACAGAAGCATGTGTTTCCCTGAGAGAGGTTCACCAGGCAATGAGAGCAATACAAGCACTGTTCTTGAATTATTTGTTATCACCTCTCGTTAATAAATGCTCAAATTAATGAGATTTTTAGAAACCAGTGTaggcagaaatgaaattattctcaAACATCAAGTGTTTATCCAGTATCCAGTGTATTAGGTGAAGTCATAAGGTTCACTCCTACTTCACTCTTGGACTGTTTCCAGAGGAAAGACTGACTCCtactcttttaaaaaatagggaaaaatagCCCACAGCATCTTAACTTGTGCCAGTAGAACAGCACTTCCCTAAAAGACCTGGCTtagagggggcatccacaaattGACCGTCAGGATAAGAAGATCTATACCCTTTCCCACACAGTCAAACAAGCAAGTCTAGGAAAAATGGAAAGGCTATTTAAACTTCAGTGGTTATTAGACTGAACATGGCAGCTGAAATTATTAGTTTGTAATATAAGAAAGGCTGAGATGCACTAATCCAGAGATTCTGCTTATTCTAgtaaaagctgcatttcagctcTTTAAGGGAAACAAAAGCTCTTTCCAGAGTATTAGATCCTTCAGAGTGATGAGTCCTGTTGAGCAGTTTGGTTCAGTTTTTGTTCTTGGGTCACTTccatgcttcagaaaaaaatactcccTGGCAGAGCAGTAGTAATGGAAGGGAAAGACCTGCTGCCTTGAAAGGCTAGGCGCATCTTTTTGCACTGTGCTTGCTCTACGCCCTAGGTCAGTGtgcactgaaacagaaattctTCCACATGTCTGGCATGCTTTGAACACTAGATGGTGGTGAGTTGGATTGACAGTTTCATTTTGTTAGGTGCCACATTTTAGAAGGAGTAGAATGTATTGTGGTACACTGCGTGGCTGCCCCTGCATCAGGACAAAAGTGATAGGAGTATGCTGCTGTGATATGATATTTTAAGTGGATTGATTTTGTAACTTAAGGAAATCTTGTCAAGTCAAAAGTAAACCACTGAATCAGATTAATCTGGGGAAAGTTCAACATATGGAGTACAGTTCTTTTTATAATTATAATGCGTTCATGGCGTTTGTCCATCTGTTATATTTTTTAGTTAGTTagtctgtttatttattt
This genomic interval carries:
- the ACOT12 gene encoding acetyl-coenzyme A thioesterase isoform X5, which codes for MERSEAAGGWVPMCQRVLPAHANHRGELSAGQLLKWMDATACLAAEKHAGVSCVTASMDDIQFEEAARVGQVITIKAKVNRAFKTSMEVGINVTVQDILTNVEKIVSVAYATYVVKPVGAEKIELEPVKLLSAEDHLEHALATERKRIRLGYQEVFQNLMQESNKDGDYYDTFEEEDAISADLTHVQSIELVQPPHANHHGNTFGGQIMAWMETVANISASRLCHSYPILKSVNMFKFWGPSVVGDRLVFNAVVNNTFQNSVEVGVRVEAYNCEEWIKNQARHINSAFLIFNSVNDKGELLTFPKIRPVTKDGVRRYHGAIARKRIRLARKYMLSATEDKPYDLWEKSNQAYMSYSNIATLTYLAAKTGWKVTSTLNNIKIWTHEDGDVLSLKVEMQVKTASHVAFSLLSDFTYRQQWDKHFLTCEVIHAVSEDDKIYYITSPPPPITGHQARDFVILVSRRQPLEPRFPFAPA